A segment of the Bacillus sp. es.034 genome:
CAACCAAAGCAAGCTCCATATTGATCGAGAGCATGATCCAGAACGCCCCGATAAAGGTCATGACGGCGATGAACAGGTCTTCAGGACCATGGTGGGCAAGCTCCCCGATATCCATCAGGTCATTGGTCACCCGGCTCATAATATGACCCGTTTTCGTATTATCAAAGAAGCGGAAGGATTGCCTCTGAACATGATGAAACAATTCCCGCCTCATATCCGTCTCAATATTGATCCCGAGCTTATGCCCCCAGTAGTTCACCACAAACTGCATACTCGAACTGAGCAGATAAAGAACAAGGAGACCGGCAGACACGGCCAGGATCGTACTCCAATTCCCCTCAGGCAATAAAGAATCAATGAACCACGATACCGCCAAAGGAAATCCCAACTCTAAAAGTCCCACCAACACCGCACAGGCAAAATCAATATAAAAAAGCCGCCGGTGCGGACGGTAATAACTAAAAAATCGTCTAATCATCACATCGTCACCCCAATATTCAATTGTATGTAAAATTCAAAATGCTTATCTTAGATTAGCAAAATATTCTAAAGTGCGCTATAGGAACGGTCCCGTTTTCACCACCATCATTACAATTAACCTGTATTATTTGTCTCAAAATTCTTAAAAACTAGAGGATTTTAAAGATGAAAGTCAGAAATTACACGAACATAAATATAATTACCTATATAAACGTTCGTGTTTTGATTGACTTTCAGTTTTAGTGTTGATAAAATGAGTTTGTTTGATAAAAGAGGGAATACTAATTCCCGTCGGAGGTGCTTAATATGTCTTCAGTAGTAGTAGTAGGTACACAATGGGGAGACGAAGGAAAAGGAAAGATCACTGACTTCCTTTCTGAACATGCAGAAGTAATCGCGCGTTACCAAGGTGGGAACAACGCGGGTCATACGATTAAGTTTGACGGTGAAACATATAAATTACACTTAATTCCATCAGGTATTTTCTATAACGAAAAAACATCTGTCATCGGAAATGGGATGGTTGTCGATCCGAAAGCTCTTGTGAAAGAGTTGAAGTATCTTCACGATCGCGATGTGAAAACGGACAACCTAAGAATCAGCAACCGTGCACATGTGATTCTTCCATATCACTTAAAGCTGGATGAAATCGATGAAGAACGTAAAGGTGCCAATAAAATCGGTACAACGAAAAAAGGAATCGGTCCTGCTTATATGGATAAGGCCGCTCGTGTTGGTATCCGTATCGCAGATCTTCTGGATCGTCAATCGTTCGAAGAAAAGCTTGCGCGTAATCTTGAAGAGAAAAACCGCCTTTTCGAAAAATTCTATGAAACAGAAGGCTTCAACATTGAAGACATCCTGGATGAGTACTATGAGTACGGTCAACAGATCAAGCACTATGTTGTCGATACATCCGTTGTCTTGAATGATGCCATCGATAACGGCCGTCGTGTTCTATTTGAAGGAGCTCAAGGGGTTATGCTTGATATCGATCAAGGTACATATCCGTTTGTCACATCTTCTAACCCGGTAGCTGGCGGAGTAACGATCGGTTCTGGTGTTGGTCCTACAAAAATCAACCACGTAGTCGGCGTATCGAAAGCATACACAACCCGCGTAGGGGACGGACCTTTCCCGACGGAACTATCGAACGAAACAGGAGACAGAATCCGTGAAGTGGGCCGTGAATACGGTACAACGACTGGACGTCCGCGCCGTGTCGGCTGGTTTGATAGTGTGGTTGTACGTCATGCCCGCCGTGTCAGCGGATTAACGGATCTTTCACTGAATTCGATCGACGTTCTGACAGGAATCGAAACATTGAAAATCTGTGTTGCTTACAAATATAAAGGTGAAGTCATGGAAGAATTCCCGGCTAACCTTAACATCCTGGCTGAATGTGAGCCTGTGTATGAAGAGCTTCCAGGCTGGACGGAAGACATCACAGGATGCAAGACGCTGACGGATCTTCCTGAAAATGCCCGTCATTACTTAGAGCGGGTATCACAATTGACAGGAATCCCTCTTTCCATCTTCTCAGTCGGACCGGACCGCTCTCAAACAAATGTTGTTCGCAGCGTATGGAGCCCGAATTAATGATATGAAAAAAATCTCAGCCTGCAATCGGCTGAGATTTTTTTATTTGTTCAACTCTTCGTATACCCGGTCATGACATACTACATAGAGAATGTCATCTGATTGGAGCTCACGATTCGTGGCGTCGGTGAAATCCATATTATCATTCACGGCGAGGAGAATGGCCCCTTTTTCAAGAAGTTCCTCTGATGCCTGTTTGATCGTCTTCCAATTTTCCTTCACCTTGAATTCATGAATGTTATTGCCGTACCGTTTACTGAGTAATTGTCTGAATAGGTTCGTCGTCCCGGGATGCAGGGTGGCTTTTGCCATGAGAAGGGAGACAGAATCATTGGATAAAATAAAGTCTTCGACAGCGATATGCTGAAATTTAGGGATATGACGGTCTTCCGATACTTCGACGATCGTATGGACTTCCTTCTGATGTGTTTTCGATAATCCTTCAACGGCGGACGCTATTAACAGCGTCTTACCGTCTATGAGGGAAGGATCCTCGATTTTGGAGTCCGAAAAGATCGCCACCCGCTTAGCCTCAAAGATATTCGCCATC
Coding sequences within it:
- a CDS encoding adenylosuccinate synthase, whose amino-acid sequence is MSSVVVVGTQWGDEGKGKITDFLSEHAEVIARYQGGNNAGHTIKFDGETYKLHLIPSGIFYNEKTSVIGNGMVVDPKALVKELKYLHDRDVKTDNLRISNRAHVILPYHLKLDEIDEERKGANKIGTTKKGIGPAYMDKAARVGIRIADLLDRQSFEEKLARNLEEKNRLFEKFYETEGFNIEDILDEYYEYGQQIKHYVVDTSVVLNDAIDNGRRVLFEGAQGVMLDIDQGTYPFVTSSNPVAGGVTIGSGVGPTKINHVVGVSKAYTTRVGDGPFPTELSNETGDRIREVGREYGTTTGRPRRVGWFDSVVVRHARRVSGLTDLSLNSIDVLTGIETLKICVAYKYKGEVMEEFPANLNILAECEPVYEELPGWTEDITGCKTLTDLPENARHYLERVSQLTGIPLSIFSVGPDRSQTNVVRSVWSPN